In the genome of Bacillota bacterium, one region contains:
- a CDS encoding flagellar biosynthesis anti-sigma factor FlgM translates to MKIQGYRSILEQLLKFESRTKDIPARAGRAVPGEKTEISDAVDVLQRELEKTEREEDMERAVRLESIAESLNNGTYKVDTSKLAESMLDA, encoded by the coding sequence ATGAAGATTCAAGGTTATCGCAGCATTCTGGAGCAACTGCTGAAATTCGAAAGCAGAACAAAAGATATTCCAGCCAGGGCAGGCAGAGCCGTCCCCGGCGAGAAGACGGAAATATCAGATGCGGTGGATGTGCTTCAACGTGAGCTGGAAAAAACAGAGAGGGAAGAAGATATGGAAAGGGCAGTACGCCTTGAATCCATTGCCGAAAGTCTCAATAACGGCACTTACAAAGTTGATACATCCAAGCTGGCAGAATCGATGCTTGATGCCTAG
- the flgL gene encoding flagellar hook-associated protein FlgL, with product MRVTQMMVGDTVRYNLQRSLNRLEKLSNQLSTGKVFHRPSDNPVGVNKSMRYTASIDRNEQYRLNMTECQGWMDATEYALLDGISVLQKIRVICLDAAHDVHTDEDREIMAKEVEELYNHLVGVGNTEFNSLYIFAGHQTLEAPYREVAGTLTYLGDDGVRNLEISPFQEVTLNLTGNEAFRGTGIFDDVRKILDALHADDSAYLGNEGLMSVDSAINDFLDGISTMGARLKRVEIMQKALMSENIHLREMRSGVEDIDLALTITEYMMQENVHHAALSTGARTMMPTLIDYLR from the coding sequence ATGCGCGTAACGCAAATGATGGTCGGGGACACGGTAAGGTACAATCTGCAGAGAAGCCTGAATCGGCTCGAGAAATTATCAAACCAACTTTCGACGGGGAAGGTTTTCCATCGTCCCTCGGACAATCCCGTGGGGGTCAACAAATCGATGCGCTACACGGCCTCGATTGACCGGAACGAGCAGTATCGCCTGAACATGACCGAATGCCAGGGCTGGATGGATGCCACGGAGTATGCCCTGCTGGATGGCATCTCTGTTCTGCAGAAAATACGCGTGATCTGCCTCGATGCCGCCCATGATGTCCATACCGATGAGGATAGGGAGATCATGGCCAAGGAAGTCGAGGAGCTTTACAACCACCTGGTCGGGGTTGGCAACACCGAGTTCAACTCCCTCTATATCTTTGCCGGGCATCAGACCCTGGAAGCCCCTTACAGGGAAGTTGCGGGAACGCTTACCTATCTCGGTGATGACGGGGTGCGCAACCTCGAGATCAGCCCTTTCCAGGAAGTTACGCTCAATCTTACGGGCAACGAAGCCTTCAGGGGGACTGGAATATTTGATGATGTCAGAAAAATCCTGGATGCTCTCCATGCCGACGATTCCGCATATCTTGGGAACGAGGGCCTGATGAGTGTTGACAGTGCGATCAATGATTTCCTCGATGGCATCTCCACGATGGGGGCGCGCCTGAAAAGGGTGGAGATCATGCAGAAGGCACTGATGAGCGAGAATATCCATTTGCGCGAGATGCGTTCCGGCGTCGAGGATATTGACCTGGCCCTGACGATAACGGAATACATGATGCAGGAAAATGTGCATCATGCGGCTCTGTCCACGGGAGCGCGGACGATGATGCCGACCCTGATAGACTACTTGCGTTGA
- the flgK gene encoding flagellar hook-associated protein FlgK produces the protein MSLFGSLEIGRSALMAQYKGMEVSGQNVANANTLGYTRQRVDMEAIVPAIVAGNQIAPGQGVRISDITRISSEFYHTQMVRNGSYKSYWETMQEAYRSVEVSLMEPSEEGVGKLLEDFFDTWHHLSAGPESIAVRMGLRDHAITFTRAISDTYNRLNEFRRGFVDETEATVVELNRLASEIAGINEKLIYLHALQEKSNEMFDQLDLALEELGKLVDIAVYQKNNGAVDVFIGGRLLVQEKYAFSVHLQTREIPGALYDRYEIVNHRGQVLDLQSGRLAGLLETVNDTLPGAQDEMNHIVTQLVNSINAIHRDGYGLDFVTGRNFFNEIADDGGPASLQFNVNPEIIEDPARIGAASEAAQPGNGEVALELGRLRMEKAIGSLRKDGTFEKTATFSDYYRGMITEMGVKGMESDRMTSVYEKAEMQLRERHRSITGVNIDEEAINMIQFQHAWQGAAKFINYIDEMLAVLLNIGYR, from the coding sequence ATGAGTTTATTCGGAAGCCTGGAGATCGGGAGGTCGGCCCTGATGGCACAGTACAAGGGGATGGAAGTGAGCGGCCAGAATGTGGCCAACGCGAATACGCTTGGATACACGCGGCAACGGGTGGATATGGAAGCGATCGTCCCGGCTATCGTGGCCGGCAATCAGATTGCTCCCGGCCAGGGGGTCAGGATAAGCGATATAACACGCATCAGCAGCGAATTTTACCATACCCAGATGGTCAGGAATGGGTCATACAAGTCTTACTGGGAGACGATGCAGGAAGCTTACCGGTCTGTCGAGGTTTCCTTGATGGAACCTTCCGAGGAAGGTGTCGGCAAACTGCTGGAGGATTTCTTCGATACCTGGCATCATCTGAGTGCAGGCCCGGAAAGCATAGCTGTCCGCATGGGGCTTCGTGACCATGCCATCACGTTTACCCGGGCTATCAGTGATACTTACAACCGTTTGAATGAATTTCGCAGGGGATTTGTCGATGAGACGGAGGCCACGGTGGTGGAACTGAACAGGTTGGCCTCGGAGATAGCCGGTATAAACGAAAAACTGATCTACCTCCATGCCCTGCAGGAAAAATCCAACGAGATGTTTGATCAGCTTGACCTGGCACTCGAGGAGCTCGGCAAGCTTGTTGATATTGCTGTCTACCAGAAAAATAATGGTGCGGTGGATGTGTTTATCGGCGGACGGCTTCTGGTGCAGGAGAAATACGCCTTTTCGGTACATCTGCAGACCAGGGAAATCCCCGGCGCCCTTTACGACAGATATGAGATCGTCAACCATCGGGGCCAGGTGCTGGATTTGCAGTCCGGACGGCTCGCAGGTCTGCTGGAGACGGTAAACGATACGCTTCCGGGTGCACAGGACGAAATGAACCACATCGTTACACAGCTGGTGAACAGTATCAATGCCATTCACAGGGATGGGTACGGGCTCGATTTCGTTACGGGGAGAAATTTCTTCAATGAAATTGCCGACGATGGCGGCCCGGCCTCCCTGCAGTTCAATGTAAACCCGGAAATCATTGAAGATCCGGCCCGGATCGGTGCGGCCTCGGAGGCCGCCCAGCCCGGCAACGGGGAGGTCGCCCTGGAACTGGGGCGCCTGCGCATGGAGAAGGCCATCGGCTCCCTGCGCAAGGACGGTACTTTTGAAAAGACGGCAACTTTTTCGGATTATTACCGCGGAATGATAACGGAGATGGGCGTCAAGGGGATGGAGAGTGACCGCATGACCAGTGTTTACGAGAAAGCCGAGATGCAACTGCGCGAAAGGCACAGGTCCATCACCGGGGTGAACATCGATGAAGAGGCGATCAACATGATCCAGTTCCAGCATGCCTGGCAGGGAGCGGCCAAGTTCATCAACTATATCGACGAGATGCTTGCCGTATTGCTGAATATAGGTTATCGATAA